GCAGGATAACATGATCGCTTACCATCAATATTTCGACGAAGCAGAAAAGGCAGTGGCCAATGACCCTGCATGTTTATTGCATGTCCGCACTGCGCGGATGCCACTGCAGTATGCCATGATGGAAATTGGCAAAGCTGACATGTTTGGCCCGCGAGGCTGGTACCAGGAAATTGATGGCGATTTTATACCTCGCCGGCAGATGCTCGAAACCCTTGAATCATTTTACCGGACAGGCATTGAATGTAAATCGGCGCCGGTGAACGAATCGGGTCTGACCGTTGAAGAATACTATCATGCTACCAAACGGTTTATTGATGTTCAGGTGAAAGGAAACCTGGCATTTCGTAAAAATGTAACTGCTACTCCACTGCCTGCTGAAAAATACAGTGGAGGCCATCTCTCCTTCCTGACTAACGGTGTGCGTGGCGCCAATGACTACAAGGTTCACTGGTTGGGATGGGAATCCAAAGATTTCTCCCTGCTGCTCGACCTTGAAAATGAAGTGGCAGCAACCTCCATCGAAATCAGCACTTTGTATGATCCCAAGAGTTGGATTTTGCACCCAAAGTCGGTGACATGTATGATTTCAACTGATGGAGTTCACTTTACCACAATCGGCAAACAATTGGTTGAAGGCGATCAGAGAAAAGAGGATGAAGAGGTCAACAGGCTTTTTGCTTTCCAGGTTAAAGATCAAAAATTCCGGTTCGTAAAGTTTGAAATAAAAGGAACCTTGAGGCTCTTCGACTGGCACCCTTCAGCCGGCGGTGGCTCGTGGGTGTTTGTGGATGAGATTGTGGTGAAATGAGCAAATCCTTAAAGTCAAAAAAATGAGACAGCTATTATTTTTTCTGTGCTTATCTCTTGGTTTAAATTCTTTATCCGGCCAACCATACAAAAATTCCGATCTCCCGGTTGATGAACGGGTTAATGACCTCTTATCCCGAATGACGCCAGAGGAAAAATTCTGGCAACTTTTTATGATCCCCGGCGATTTGGGTGAGGACAGGGATAAGTTCAAAACTGGGATTTTTGGCTTTCAGGTGAATACTGTCGGGCAAAATGCAGATGCTACCAGTCAGATGCTCAGCTACAGTGCTGGCAATTCGGCTTACGAAACTGCACAGAAGATCAATGAAATACAGCGTTTTTTCATAGAAAAAAGCCGGCTGGGTATTCCAATCATTCCGTTTGATGAAGCCTTGCACGGACTGGTAAGGTCGGGCGCTACTGCTTTTCCGCAAGCCATCGGGCTGGCGGCTGCCTGG
The sequence above is drawn from the Bacteroidales bacterium genome and encodes:
- a CDS encoding DUF4838 domain-containing protein; its protein translation is SRQAPVVTKPRENVQVMLCTIELNRSQPIATDHRSSSFLKDLEDWGKICNHIYLWDYTVDFAHSISPFPNLHTLQPNIQLFVNNQVKEHFQQSNTGSGHEFSELKSYILAKLLWNPDADVNEIIREFTDGYYGAAGIWIRKYMDHLQDEILNTGEWLDIYGPPTDHQHTFLSQDNMIAYHQYFDEAEKAVANDPACLLHVRTARMPLQYAMMEIGKADMFGPRGWYQEIDGDFIPRRQMLETLESFYRTGIECKSAPVNESGLTVEEYYHATKRFIDVQVKGNLAFRKNVTATPLPAEKYSGGHLSFLTNGVRGANDYKVHWLGWESKDFSLLLDLENEVAATSIEISTLYDPKSWILHPKSVTCMISTDGVHFTTIGKQLVEGDQRKEDEEVNRLFAFQVKDQKFRFVKFEIKGTLRLFDWHPSAGGGSWVFVDEIVVK